TCGAGATGGAGTAATGGGCAAGGGGAGGAGGGTAAAAATGAGTCTGAGCCAACCAGTTACATCGATTGATTTCGAGTTTTCATTTCATCTCCCGTCGTTAATCGAATTCGGTTACGGGAAAGCGTCCCGCCTGGGTGAACGTCTGCTGCAGCTCGGCGTCAACAACGTGTTTTTGGTGACTGATAAAGGTGTGGAGTCGACCGGAATCCTGAATCGGTTGTCGGAGTCCTTGCAAGCAACCGGCATCCAATTTGACATCTATACGGATGTGGAACCGGATCCGAGTATTGAAACGATCAACAGAGGGGCTGAGGCATTTCAAGTCAAGCGGTATGACTGTATTGTGGCAGTCGGCGGCGGAAGCCCAATCGACGCCGCAAAGGGCATCCGGGTTGTCGCCTCAAATGGGGGAAGTATCGGGGACTATGCCGGAGTAAACCGCATCCCGGCCGCCTCCGCCATCCCCCTGATCGCCATTCCGACCACTTCGGGTACCGGAAGTGAAGTCACGATCTTCGGGGTTTACTCCGATTGGCACAACAACGTAAAAGTAACGGTGACGAGTCCCTATATGGCCCCATCCATCGCGTTGGTCGATCCGGAACTGACGGGTACTCTGCCAGCCAAAATGACAGCGGCTTCAGGGATTGATGCTTTGGCGCACGGGATCGAGACATTCTTCTCCCTGCGGTCCCGGCCGGTGTCTGACGCTTTGGCGATGGAAGCGATCTCTGTTGTGAATGCGAACTTGCGCCGGGCGGTTCAGGACGGATCGGACATCGACGCGCGGGTCGGGATGTCGCATGGAAGCTTATTGGCCGGCATGGCGTTTAATAACGGTTTCCTTGGCCTCGCTCATGCGATAGGAAGCGCTCTGTCAGGACACTGTCACGTGCCGCACGGGATTGCAATCGGTTTGCTGCTGCCGCATGTGGTGGAATTCAACACACCTGTACGTCCCGAAAAAGTGGCCAAGATCGCTGAACTCATGGGCGTCAAAACGGGTGGAGCAAAGGAATTGGCGGGAGGGGCAGCTCCCGCTGTCGCGCAATTGGTGCAGGACATCGGACTTCCCACCCGGTTGCGTGAGGTTGGGGTTCCGCAAGAGAAGCTTGCCGACATAGCCAGGGATTCGTTCAAGAGCGGAATGATGAAGTGGAATCCTCGCCAGCCGAGTGAAGCGGAAGTGCTGGAAATCTTGAAGAAGATGTTTTGATTGACAATCTATTTTTCGGAGGGATAGGAAATGAGCGGAAATCTGAATCAAAGTATGGCGGATGAATTAATTCCGGGCCTGGATAAGTCTACTGATGAAGTCGCATGGGATCTGTATCGCAAAGCGATCCGGTTTGGGACATGGGATCCGGCAGAGATCGACTTGAAGCAAGACAAGGCAGATTTTGAGTCGCTGGATGAAGACCTGAAGGGATATCTGATTCATTTTTGCACAGGATTTCTCGACGCGGAAGAAAATGTCGCGTTGAAGTTTTGTCCTTGGATCATGCTGGGTTCCTCTACTGAACAACAGGCTTTTCTCAGCACGCAGTTACTGGAGGAATTTAAGCATACCGAGTTTTTCATGCGTTATTTCAAAGAGGTGCTGGGGCGCGAAAGAATTCCCGGCGTGAAAAATATTGTCCAGCAGAAGCTCGATGAACGGGTAATGCGAATGCTGGCGGCACTGGAACAAAAACCGGAGGACCGGGAGTCGGCACTGGTGGAAGGGCTGACCCACTATCAGGGCATCATTGAAGGCGTACAGGCGATGTCAGGGTACGATGTGTTTGAGGCGGTATTCGGAAGCAAAGGGTTATTTCCGGGATTGGCCGAAGGATTTGCCCGAATCAAGGAGGACGAAGGGCGTCATGTCGGCTTTGGTCTCCGCATGTTGAAATTGTACGCCCGTAAGCCGGAACATGCAAACCGGATTCGCGCCTTGTTCGATGAGTATCTGCCGCATATCCTGATTCGTTATGAGCAGCCGGTCCTTGTCGATGGAAAGGAATATCCCACCCCGCCTGAGGTTCAGGGACGTGAGCGTTTGACGAAAATGTTCGAGCGTCGACTGAAGGATATATTCGGAACGCCAGTTGTTGTTTAAGGGGGATTTCAGCAGATGAAAGCGAAGACGTTTCGTACCTGGATCGAGCATCTCCAATCCACAGGCCGTTTGGCCGTAATCGACAAAAAGGTCAGCTTGCAGTATGAAGTGGCGGCCATCGCTAAAAAATTGGATGGGAAACAGGCGGCCTATTTTACCCAGGTCGAAGATTACACGATTCCGGTCGTGTCCGGGATTTGTTCTACGCGCGAGGACTTTGCGGAAGCGCTTGAAACAGACCCGTACGGGGTGATTCCGAAGTTCACCGAGGCGGTTGCTGCCCCGATTCCGTACCGATTAGTGGACAACAAGCAAGCTCCTGTGAAAGAAAATATCATCCGGGAAGATATTGATCTGATGAAACTCTTCCCGATCCCGGTTCATCATGATAAGGATTCCGGCAACTACATCACTGCGGGGCTGTTTATCGTTCGCGATCCCGCCACACGAAAACAAAACGCCTGCATTCACCGCCTGCAAATTTCGGGAAAAGACAAATTGGGTGTTTTGCTACTGCCGCGTCATACATTTCATCTATATAAGCAGGCGGAGGAAGTGGGCAGGCCTCTGGAGTGCGCCATCGCAATCGGAGTCGAACCGGCGACGTTGCTTGCTTCGCAAGCAAGCACACCGTTTGGCGTTGATGAATTGGAGATTGCGGGGGCCCTTCGGGGAGAGCCACTGGAAGTGGTTCGCTGCGAGACGGTCGACATCGATGTTCCGGCGTTTGCGGAAATTGTGCTGGAGGGCAAGATCCTGCCGAATGTGCGTGAACCGGAAGGGCCTTTTGGCGAGTTTCCGAAATACTATGGTCCCAGGAGCGATAAGGAAGTTGTCCAGATCACCGCAGTCACGCACCGGAACCATCCGATTTTTTATACCATTGTGCCGGCCGGGTATGAACATTTGCTGCTGGGAGGCCTGCCTCGCGAGGCCAGTCTGTTCCAGACCATCCGGCAGACCGTACCGACTGTGAAAGCGGTCTATATGAGTCCAGGCGGAACGTGCCGTTATCATGCGATTGTTTCCATCAAGAAACGGAACGAGGGGGAAGCAAAGAACGCGATTTTCGCCGCCCTGTCCAACAGCTTTGACATCAAGCATGTGGTGGTTGTGGACGAAGAAGTGGATATTTTCAACATGGAAGAAGTGGAATGGGCGATTGCTACCCGCTTTCAGGCGGATAAAGATCTCGTGGTGGTGCATGGCGCGCAGGGTTCGAAACTTGACCCTTCCAACAACGACGGAGTCGGCTCGAAAATGGGACTGGATTGCACCGTGCCATTGAACAGCGACCCGATGAGATACCTGCGGATTCAAATTCCCGGTTATGATCAGGTGAATCTGGAGGATTACATCAACACCAGGGCTTCCTTGCAGTCGATTCAT
The sequence above is a segment of the Effusibacillus dendaii genome. Coding sequences within it:
- a CDS encoding iron-containing alcohol dehydrogenase family protein; the encoded protein is MSLSQPVTSIDFEFSFHLPSLIEFGYGKASRLGERLLQLGVNNVFLVTDKGVESTGILNRLSESLQATGIQFDIYTDVEPDPSIETINRGAEAFQVKRYDCIVAVGGGSPIDAAKGIRVVASNGGSIGDYAGVNRIPAASAIPLIAIPTTSGTGSEVTIFGVYSDWHNNVKVTVTSPYMAPSIALVDPELTGTLPAKMTAASGIDALAHGIETFFSLRSRPVSDALAMEAISVVNANLRRAVQDGSDIDARVGMSHGSLLAGMAFNNGFLGLAHAIGSALSGHCHVPHGIAIGLLLPHVVEFNTPVRPEKVAKIAELMGVKTGGAKELAGGAAPAVAQLVQDIGLPTRLREVGVPQEKLADIARDSFKSGMMKWNPRQPSEAEVLEILKKMF
- a CDS encoding UbiD family decarboxylase, which encodes MKAKTFRTWIEHLQSTGRLAVIDKKVSLQYEVAAIAKKLDGKQAAYFTQVEDYTIPVVSGICSTREDFAEALETDPYGVIPKFTEAVAAPIPYRLVDNKQAPVKENIIREDIDLMKLFPIPVHHDKDSGNYITAGLFIVRDPATRKQNACIHRLQISGKDKLGVLLLPRHTFHLYKQAEEVGRPLECAIAIGVEPATLLASQASTPFGVDELEIAGALRGEPLEVVRCETVDIDVPAFAEIVLEGKILPNVREPEGPFGEFPKYYGPRSDKEVVQITAVTHRNHPIFYTIVPAGYEHLLLGGLPREASLFQTIRQTVPTVKAVYMSPGGTCRYHAIVSIKKRNEGEAKNAIFAALSNSFDIKHVVVVDEEVDIFNMEEVEWAIATRFQADKDLVVVHGAQGSKLDPSNNDGVGSKMGLDCTVPLNSDPMRYLRIQIPGYDQVNLEDYINTRASLQSIHLEGRGV
- a CDS encoding R2-like ligand-binding oxidase, translating into MSGNLNQSMADELIPGLDKSTDEVAWDLYRKAIRFGTWDPAEIDLKQDKADFESLDEDLKGYLIHFCTGFLDAEENVALKFCPWIMLGSSTEQQAFLSTQLLEEFKHTEFFMRYFKEVLGRERIPGVKNIVQQKLDERVMRMLAALEQKPEDRESALVEGLTHYQGIIEGVQAMSGYDVFEAVFGSKGLFPGLAEGFARIKEDEGRHVGFGLRMLKLYARKPEHANRIRALFDEYLPHILIRYEQPVLVDGKEYPTPPEVQGRERLTKMFERRLKDIFGTPVVV